One Nostocoides sp. HKS02 genomic window carries:
- a CDS encoding cyclopropane-fatty-acyl-phospholipid synthase family protein, translating into MTATQERVAPQLAGALAPLVGGELPVRLTAWDGSTAGPDDAPHVVLRSPRALRRLLRHPGELGVAQAYVTGEVDVDGPLDEALMHVWRVARERGLGGIRPTSGAVAALLRLARRSGALGLPPRPPASQAVVKGRLHSLARDRQAIRHHYDLSNEFYELILDPQLAYSCAYWTSTEPGYTVEDAQRDKLDLVGRKLGLRPGDRLLDVGCGWGSMSLYAAEHFGAHVTGVTIAAEQKRFIDGRIRERGLQDRVEIRLQDYRAIPDGDFDAVVSLEMGEHVGEANYPRYAAVLHDKVRPGGRVLVQQMSRRGRFPGGGPFIESFIAPDMHMRPVGETIALIENSGLEVRDVHALREHYVRTVDAWHARFEERWDEAVDLVGEEVARVWRLYLVGASMAFREGRMGVDQILAVRPDHGDAAVEPVRPASWS; encoded by the coding sequence ATGACCGCAACCCAGGAGCGCGTGGCGCCGCAGCTGGCCGGCGCTCTCGCGCCCCTCGTGGGTGGCGAGCTGCCGGTGCGCCTGACCGCCTGGGACGGCAGCACCGCCGGCCCGGACGATGCCCCCCACGTGGTGCTGCGGTCCCCGCGCGCCCTGCGCCGGCTGCTGCGTCACCCGGGCGAGCTCGGGGTGGCCCAGGCGTACGTCACCGGCGAGGTCGACGTCGACGGACCTCTCGACGAGGCCCTCATGCACGTCTGGCGCGTCGCGCGCGAGCGCGGACTGGGCGGCATACGGCCGACGTCGGGAGCCGTCGCGGCGCTGCTGCGTCTCGCGCGACGGTCGGGTGCGCTCGGCCTGCCACCACGCCCGCCGGCCAGCCAGGCCGTCGTCAAGGGCCGGCTGCACAGCCTGGCCCGCGACCGCCAGGCGATCCGGCACCACTACGACCTCTCGAACGAGTTCTACGAGCTCATCCTGGATCCGCAGCTGGCCTACTCGTGCGCCTACTGGACCTCCACGGAGCCGGGCTACACCGTCGAGGACGCCCAGCGCGACAAGCTCGACCTCGTGGGTCGCAAGCTGGGCTTGCGGCCCGGTGACCGGCTGCTCGACGTCGGCTGCGGCTGGGGGTCGATGAGCCTGTATGCCGCGGAGCACTTCGGCGCGCACGTCACCGGCGTGACGATCGCCGCGGAGCAGAAGCGGTTCATCGACGGGCGGATCCGCGAGCGTGGACTGCAGGACCGGGTGGAGATCCGGCTGCAGGACTACCGCGCGATCCCGGATGGCGACTTCGACGCGGTTGTCTCCCTAGAGATGGGCGAACACGTCGGCGAGGCGAACTACCCCAGGTATGCCGCGGTCCTGCACGACAAGGTCCGTCCGGGCGGTCGGGTCCTCGTGCAGCAGATGTCGCGGAGGGGGCGCTTTCCCGGTGGCGGTCCGTTCATCGAGTCGTTCATCGCCCCGGACATGCACATGCGTCCCGTGGGGGAAACCATTGCCCTGATTGAGAATTCGGGTCTCGAGGTGCGGGACGTCCACGCACTACGCGAGCACTACGTGCGCACCGTCGACGCCTGGCACGCGCGGTTCGAGGAGCGCTGGGACGAGGCGGTCGACCTGGTGGGGGAGGAGGTCGCCCGCGTCTGGCGGCTGTACCTCGTCGGGGCGTCGATGGCATTCCGTGAGGGGCGCATGGGGGTCGACCAGATCCTCGCGGTCCGCCCGGACCACGGTGACGCGGCGGTCGAGCCAGTCCGGCCGGCGAGCTGGTCATGA
- a CDS encoding alpha/beta hydrolase family protein, with protein sequence MPLTSLRLLLFCILLAIGGPIAIGVLVWRNRAPRMSRWMLPATVAVVLLAQGSAVAAVALDVNRDYGFYPDWASLFGTGVAPPVVAKGVRLGLNGQAIPHRPVLRVPDPASGTGRYEQVTLAGQHSGITQKVIAWLPPQYGDRRYATTKFPVVMVLGGADVHIAFVVQRLDFAQTASEEINAGRVAPFIAVFPEINVGLPIDTECTDLPGEPQAFTWLDQDVPDWTKSNLRVSHNPSQWSVMGWSTGGYCAALLHLRDPGRFGAAASVEGYYSPEPDSTTGTLGPRLRQDPRLAHEYSPTWLIEHRPPLTTHLLVMTSMKDPQSRPQSLQFLRREKNIPGVQPYVLQDLGHSLDSYSAVLPPILGWLADVAGA encoded by the coding sequence GTGCCACTGACGTCGCTGCGGCTGTTGCTGTTCTGCATCCTGCTTGCGATCGGCGGCCCCATCGCGATCGGTGTCCTGGTCTGGCGCAACCGAGCCCCTCGCATGTCGCGCTGGATGCTCCCGGCGACCGTGGCGGTCGTGCTCCTGGCGCAGGGCAGCGCGGTCGCCGCCGTCGCCCTGGACGTCAACCGCGACTACGGGTTCTACCCGGACTGGGCATCCTTGTTCGGCACCGGGGTGGCGCCGCCGGTCGTCGCCAAGGGGGTGCGGCTCGGTCTCAACGGCCAGGCCATCCCCCACCGCCCGGTGCTGCGGGTGCCGGATCCCGCTTCGGGTACCGGACGCTACGAACAGGTGACCCTCGCGGGCCAGCACTCCGGGATCACGCAGAAGGTCATCGCCTGGCTGCCTCCGCAGTACGGCGACCGGCGGTACGCCACAACCAAGTTCCCGGTCGTGATGGTCCTCGGCGGCGCGGACGTCCACATCGCCTTCGTCGTGCAGCGTCTGGACTTCGCGCAGACGGCCAGCGAAGAGATCAACGCCGGACGCGTCGCGCCGTTCATCGCGGTCTTCCCGGAGATCAACGTCGGGCTGCCCATCGACACGGAGTGCACCGACCTGCCGGGCGAACCCCAGGCGTTCACCTGGCTCGACCAGGACGTCCCGGACTGGACCAAGTCGAACCTGCGGGTGAGCCACAACCCCAGCCAGTGGAGCGTGATGGGCTGGTCGACGGGTGGCTACTGCGCCGCGCTGCTGCACCTTCGCGATCCCGGCCGCTTCGGCGCCGCGGCATCGGTCGAGGGGTACTACAGCCCCGAGCCGGACAGCACCACCGGCACCCTCGGCCCGCGGCTGCGCCAGGACCCGCGGCTGGCCCACGAGTACTCCCCCACGTGGCTCATCGAGCACCGGCCACCACTGACGACGCACCTGCTGGTCATGACGTCGATGAAGGATCCGCAGTCCCGGCCGCAGTCGCTGCAGTTCCTGCGCCGGGAGAAGAACATCCCCGGCGTCCAGCCCTACGTGCTCCAGGACCTCGGGCACTCGCTCGACAGCTATTCCGCCGTCCTGCCACCCATCCTCGGCTGGCTCGCAGACGTCGCCGGCGCCTGA
- a CDS encoding methylated-DNA--[protein]-cysteine S-methyltransferase, with the protein MRTHTVMASPVGDLTLVAEDGALVRLTMDRQKHAPDASDPAELGERDDDGFGVARTQLGEYFAGTRTTFDLPLAPHGDPFKQQVWALLREIPYGETRTYGELARALGDVNLSQAVGSANGRNPIGIIVPCHRVIGSDGSLVGYAGGLDRKRFLLALEEPQAVRDARLF; encoded by the coding sequence GTGCGCACCCACACCGTGATGGCCTCTCCCGTGGGCGACCTGACTCTGGTTGCCGAGGACGGCGCCCTCGTGCGCCTCACCATGGACCGTCAGAAGCACGCACCTGACGCGTCCGACCCCGCCGAGCTGGGCGAGCGGGACGACGACGGCTTCGGCGTGGCGCGCACGCAGCTCGGGGAGTACTTCGCGGGCACCCGCACGACGTTCGACCTCCCGCTGGCCCCGCACGGCGACCCGTTCAAGCAACAGGTGTGGGCTCTCCTGCGCGAGATTCCCTACGGCGAGACCCGCACCTACGGCGAGCTGGCCCGGGCCCTGGGCGACGTCAACCTCAGCCAGGCGGTGGGGTCTGCCAACGGCCGCAACCCGATCGGCATCATCGTCCCCTGCCACCGGGTGATCGGCTCGGACGGCAGCCTCGTCGGTTACGCCGGTGGACTCGACCGCAAGCGGTTCCTGCTGGCCCTCGAGGAGCCCCAGGCGGTCAGGGACGCCCGGCTCTTCTGA
- a CDS encoding NAD(P)/FAD-dependent oxidoreductase: MARTPLGRQLRVLADEHRAAQVLGLTAEQVHELGAEATRAEFGRRGLLKGALGAVGVAALGVSSFELPSAAAATSRRIAIIGGGISGLCAALRLQDSGIAATVYEANSRVGGRMFSNATNWQSGQVTEWGGELIDTGHKTIQTLAKRFNLPLDDLVQAEPNGAEPTYYFNGSYYPYTQATKDFQAVHNAIQADMQTFTWPVTWNSSNAAGTALSNLSLYDWIETRVPGGHGSPMGELLDVAYNIEYGGETTDQTALNLLGLLGYQPSPGQFSMFGISDERYHIRGGNQQLPQAIAASLPANTVKLGWQLTAVKLNQDGTQTLTFASPTGVTTVTADHTILAVPLGVLQRLNLSAAGFDSRKTGQIAAMRMGKNAKLQLQFTNRLWNMTGPWPGLSSGETYADTGYQNSWDVSRAQGGVQGILLQYAGGNSAGSFKPPTPFSDQTSNYVRSAAATFLAQIEPVFPGLTAQWNGRATLSAWPTNPYSYGAYSYWPKGYCHLYAGYEAMRQGNIHFAGEHCSIDFQGYMEGGAAEGQRAAGEVLGDLGVR, encoded by the coding sequence ATGGCACGCACTCCACTTGGTCGACAGCTGCGAGTCCTCGCCGATGAGCATCGCGCCGCACAGGTGCTCGGCCTCACCGCAGAACAGGTGCACGAGCTCGGGGCGGAGGCGACCAGGGCGGAGTTCGGTCGCCGCGGACTGCTCAAGGGCGCCCTCGGCGCCGTTGGTGTTGCGGCACTTGGCGTTTCGTCGTTCGAGCTCCCCAGCGCGGCTGCAGCCACGTCGCGGCGGATCGCCATCATCGGCGGAGGCATCTCGGGGCTGTGCGCGGCGCTGCGGCTGCAGGACTCGGGCATCGCGGCGACCGTCTACGAGGCCAACTCGCGCGTCGGCGGACGGATGTTCTCCAACGCCACGAACTGGCAGTCCGGGCAGGTCACGGAGTGGGGTGGCGAGCTCATCGACACCGGCCACAAGACCATCCAGACCTTGGCCAAGCGGTTCAACCTGCCGCTCGACGACCTGGTCCAGGCCGAACCCAACGGCGCCGAACCGACTTACTACTTCAACGGCTCGTACTACCCGTACACCCAGGCCACCAAGGACTTCCAGGCCGTGCACAACGCCATCCAGGCGGACATGCAGACCTTCACCTGGCCGGTCACCTGGAACTCGAGCAACGCCGCCGGTACCGCACTGTCGAACCTGAGCCTCTACGACTGGATTGAGACCCGGGTGCCCGGCGGACACGGTTCGCCGATGGGTGAGCTGCTCGACGTCGCCTACAACATCGAGTACGGCGGCGAGACCACCGACCAGACCGCCCTGAACCTCCTGGGTCTGCTCGGGTACCAGCCGAGCCCGGGCCAGTTCTCGATGTTCGGCATCTCCGACGAGCGGTACCACATCCGCGGCGGCAACCAGCAGCTCCCGCAGGCGATTGCGGCCTCCCTGCCCGCCAACACGGTGAAGCTCGGCTGGCAGCTCACGGCGGTGAAGCTGAACCAGGACGGCACCCAGACCCTCACCTTCGCCAGCCCGACCGGCGTCACGACGGTCACGGCCGACCACACCATTCTCGCCGTGCCGCTCGGGGTGCTCCAGCGGCTCAACCTGTCGGCTGCCGGCTTCGACTCCCGCAAGACCGGTCAGATCGCCGCGATGCGGATGGGCAAGAACGCCAAGCTCCAGCTCCAGTTCACCAACCGGCTCTGGAACATGACCGGGCCTTGGCCCGGGCTCTCGAGTGGCGAGACGTACGCGGACACCGGCTACCAGAACTCCTGGGACGTCTCGCGGGCCCAGGGTGGAGTGCAGGGGATCCTGCTGCAGTATGCCGGCGGCAACAGCGCCGGGTCCTTCAAGCCGCCGACACCGTTCTCGGACCAGACGTCGAACTACGTGCGATCCGCCGCGGCGACGTTCCTCGCCCAGATCGAGCCGGTCTTCCCGGGCCTGACCGCTCAGTGGAATGGGCGGGCCACCCTCTCGGCGTGGCCGACCAACCCGTACAGCTATGGCGCATACTCCTACTGGCCCAAGGGATACTGCCACCTCTACGCGGGTTACGAGGCGATGCGGCAGGGCAACATCCACTTCGCTGGTGAGCACTGCTCCATCGACTTCCAGGGCTACATGGAGGGGGGCGCCGCCGAGGGTCAGCGCGCGGCAGGTGAGGTCCTGGGCGACCTCGGCGTGCGGTAG
- a CDS encoding HIT family protein — protein MDCLFCRIIDGALPAQVVLDEPFLLGFLDTRPVFKGHVLLVPKIHVHTLVDLPAELLPVVMGAAQRLARAVVDGLGAQGSFVAVNNVVSQSVPHLHVHVVPRTKGDGLRGFFWPRTKYASPDEAQEYAARLAGALPAPPE, from the coding sequence GTGGACTGCCTCTTCTGCCGGATCATCGACGGCGCGCTCCCGGCCCAGGTGGTCCTCGACGAGCCGTTCCTGCTGGGCTTCCTCGACACCCGGCCGGTCTTCAAGGGGCATGTCCTGCTCGTCCCGAAGATCCACGTCCACACGCTGGTCGACCTTCCTGCCGAGCTCTTGCCCGTCGTCATGGGAGCCGCGCAGCGCCTGGCCCGCGCGGTCGTGGACGGGCTCGGCGCCCAGGGCTCGTTCGTCGCCGTCAACAACGTCGTCTCCCAGTCGGTTCCGCACCTGCACGTGCACGTCGTGCCGCGGACCAAGGGCGACGGGCTGCGCGGCTTCTTCTGGCCGCGGACGAAGTACGCCTCGCCCGACGAGGCGCAGGAGTATGCCGCGCGGCTGGCGGGCGCGCTCCCTGCGCCGCCCGAGTGA
- a CDS encoding DUF1365 domain-containing protein, protein MRPGAATRIYATRVGHARTEPVVHRFRHRSHTWLVDLDDLPRLGVLSPLARFDARDHLGEPDRSLRQNVDAFLATREIDLRGGQVLMLAMPRVLGTVFNPISVFWCHDPHGNLACTVVEVHNTYGDRHAYLVRADAHGHAVVDKALYVSPFNDTSGSYRLTVPRPDDRLRIQVVLERPGHAPFVAGLTGRALPVTAATVLRLAFTQPLEPLAVSARIRWHGIRLWLRRLPIQPRPIHSQEAVQ, encoded by the coding sequence ATGAGGCCCGGAGCAGCCACGCGCATCTATGCCACCAGAGTCGGGCACGCCCGCACCGAGCCGGTCGTGCACCGGTTCCGCCACCGCAGCCACACCTGGCTCGTCGACCTCGACGACCTGCCGCGCCTGGGCGTGCTGAGCCCACTGGCGCGGTTCGACGCGCGCGACCACCTCGGCGAGCCGGACCGGTCCCTGCGGCAGAACGTCGACGCGTTCCTCGCGACCCGGGAAATCGACCTGCGCGGCGGTCAGGTCCTCATGCTCGCCATGCCACGGGTGCTTGGCACCGTGTTCAACCCCATCTCGGTCTTCTGGTGCCACGACCCCCACGGCAACCTCGCCTGCACCGTCGTCGAGGTGCACAACACCTACGGCGACCGGCACGCGTACCTGGTCCGCGCCGACGCGCATGGACACGCCGTGGTGGACAAGGCCCTGTACGTGAGCCCGTTCAACGACACCTCGGGGAGCTACCGTCTCACGGTTCCGCGACCCGATGACCGGCTGCGCATCCAGGTCGTCCTCGAGCGGCCGGGGCACGCCCCCTTCGTCGCAGGCCTGACGGGGCGGGCGCTGCCCGTGACCGCCGCCACCGTGCTCAGGCTCGCCTTCACCCAGCCCCTCGAACCGCTCGCAGTGTCCGCCCGGATCCGCTGGCACGGCATCCGTCTCTGGTTGCGCCGGCTCCCGATCCAGCCCCGTCCCATCCACTCCCAGGAGGCAGTCCAGTGA
- a CDS encoding cobalamin B12-binding domain-containing protein encodes MYTISHAAALTGVPVATLRAWERRYAVVTPTRTEAGYRLYDDQALQLLSAMGALVAAGWSPRQAAEHLLAGRAGAADEPSGDRASGDRGSGDRGSGDRGSGVEVETTVGLDLGALSRGAADHDPRAIERTLDEAFAVGGFERVVDEWLLPALRVLGADWQSGAVDVAGEHLVSATVHRRLGAALDAAGRAARAPRVAVGLPHGSRHELGVLAFAVVLRRAGIDVVYLGADLPPENWVAAVRRHQPAAVVLAAATRIDVVPVRETVAALRGASPELGIYVGGSAQDEVRAGAVTLGHSLRRAAEVITGSLSPA; translated from the coding sequence ATGTACACCATCAGTCACGCGGCGGCCCTGACCGGCGTGCCCGTGGCGACGCTGCGGGCCTGGGAGCGGCGCTACGCGGTGGTGACGCCGACGCGCACCGAGGCCGGCTACCGCCTCTACGACGACCAGGCGCTCCAGCTGCTCAGCGCGATGGGCGCACTCGTGGCCGCGGGGTGGTCCCCGCGCCAGGCTGCCGAGCACCTCCTCGCGGGCCGCGCGGGGGCCGCCGACGAGCCGTCCGGCGACAGGGCATCCGGCGACCGTGGATCGGGCGACCGTGGATCGGGCGACCGTGGATCGGGCGTCGAGGTGGAAACCACCGTCGGCCTCGACCTCGGTGCCCTGTCCCGGGGCGCCGCCGACCACGACCCACGCGCCATCGAACGCACCCTCGACGAAGCCTTCGCCGTCGGTGGCTTCGAGCGGGTGGTCGACGAGTGGCTGCTGCCTGCCCTGCGGGTCCTCGGCGCGGACTGGCAGAGCGGCGCCGTCGACGTCGCTGGTGAGCACCTCGTGAGCGCGACCGTGCACCGCAGGCTCGGGGCGGCCCTGGACGCCGCGGGGCGCGCCGCGCGCGCGCCACGGGTCGCGGTCGGGCTCCCGCACGGCTCGCGCCACGAGCTCGGCGTCCTGGCCTTCGCCGTCGTCCTGCGACGCGCGGGCATCGACGTCGTGTACCTCGGCGCCGACCTGCCGCCGGAGAACTGGGTCGCGGCCGTGCGCCGGCACCAGCCAGCGGCCGTCGTCCTGGCGGCGGCGACGCGCATCGACGTGGTGCCCGTGCGCGAGACCGTCGCCGCGCTGCGCGGAGCCAGCCCCGAGCTGGGGATCTACGTCGGGGGCAGCGCCCAGGACGAGGTGCGCGCTGGTGCCGTGACGCTCGGGCACTCCCTGCGGCGGGCCGCAGAGGTGATCACCGGCAGCCTCTCGCCGGCCTGA
- a CDS encoding DUF1295 domain-containing protein produces MLAELPGDPFLVAIRKVYAVQGVAIWFVSLPIQVSAAAGGGIPLVAVAGALLWVVGVVFESVGDHQLATFKADPANRGTVMDRGLWSWTRHPNYFGDSCVWWGIYLVSASAWPGALTVLSPVAMTYFLVFATGARLLEQHMAERPGYREYQARTSSFIPRPPKRERTK; encoded by the coding sequence ATGCTGGCCGAGCTGCCCGGCGACCCGTTCCTCGTCGCCATCCGCAAGGTCTACGCAGTGCAGGGCGTCGCGATCTGGTTCGTGTCCCTGCCGATCCAGGTGAGTGCCGCTGCTGGAGGCGGCATTCCCCTGGTGGCGGTCGCGGGCGCGCTCCTGTGGGTGGTGGGCGTGGTCTTCGAGTCGGTGGGCGACCACCAGCTGGCGACCTTCAAGGCCGACCCGGCCAACCGGGGGACGGTCATGGACCGCGGGCTGTGGTCGTGGACCCGCCACCCGAACTACTTCGGCGACTCCTGCGTGTGGTGGGGGATCTACCTCGTGTCGGCGAGTGCATGGCCCGGGGCGCTCACCGTGCTCTCACCGGTCGCCATGACCTACTTCCTCGTGTTCGCCACGGGAGCCCGGCTGCTCGAGCAGCACATGGCCGAGCGACCCGGCTACCGCGAGTACCAGGCCCGCACGAGCTCCTTCATTCCTCGACCACCCAAACGAGAGCGAACGAAGTGA
- a CDS encoding copper resistance CopC family protein — protein sequence MSAWSLAVVAGATLVALGAATLTTASPASAHAVLRSTSPAAGASLATAPREVVLTFDEAPAAVGDVVRVTGPDGSVVSVGSARIVGTTVHQDLASGLASGGYEVVWRVTSDDGHPVSNAFAFDVTGPAMSTRTTPATPAASGGSQPSATPGVSAPAGQTSGASWPTLVAVALLVVVLVGLAAFVVRRRRAIGRRA from the coding sequence GTGAGCGCCTGGTCGCTGGCCGTGGTGGCCGGCGCGACCCTCGTGGCACTGGGCGCCGCCACGCTCACGACGGCCTCACCCGCCTCGGCCCATGCGGTGCTGCGTTCCACCTCACCGGCTGCCGGCGCCTCGCTCGCGACCGCGCCTCGTGAAGTGGTGCTGACGTTTGACGAGGCCCCGGCAGCCGTGGGCGACGTGGTCCGCGTGACCGGCCCTGACGGCTCGGTCGTCTCGGTCGGATCCGCCCGGATCGTCGGCACCACCGTCCACCAGGACCTGGCGTCTGGTCTCGCGAGCGGGGGCTACGAGGTGGTCTGGCGCGTCACCTCCGACGACGGGCACCCGGTCTCCAACGCCTTCGCCTTCGACGTGACCGGGCCCGCGATGTCGACGCGGACCACGCCTGCCACTCCGGCGGCGTCGGGTGGATCGCAGCCGTCGGCGACGCCCGGTGTCTCGGCGCCTGCCGGGCAGACGTCGGGCGCGAGCTGGCCGACCCTCGTCGCGGTCGCGCTGCTCGTCGTGGTCCTCGTCGGGCTCGCCGCGTTCGTGGTGCGCCGGCGCCGCGCGATCGGGCGGCGCGCATGA
- a CDS encoding class I SAM-dependent methyltransferase, with amino-acid sequence MTTATAGLSTRPAIDPARWPDLTATRARVRGAVEARVARWIFRSAASRLPVRIVLADGAIMGGAKHDDSAPVMDVHRPEAFFTALGAKGLIGFGESYMAGDWEAADLAGLLEVFAAQMATLVPAPLQRLRAFYVARAPHTERNTTANTRDNIARHYDLSNDLFATFLDETLSYSSALFDGTRSTATPVATEAVTVSVPSGPVAWEGFATAQQRKIDRMLDQAGVGAGTRVLEIGTGWGELAIRAAARGATVLSVTLSSEQQALARERIAAAGFSHAVEVELLDYRAVEGEFDAIVSVEMIEAVGHEYWAEYFQTLDRVLAPGGKVAIQAITMPHDRMLATRYTYTWINKYIFPGGFLPSTEAIESVTREHTRLRVVDRLSFGRHYAETLRLWDERFLAGLEGVHRLGFDEVFARMWHFYLEYSRAGFRSGYLDVQQVTLEREVAR; translated from the coding sequence GTGACCACCGCCACCGCAGGCCTCTCGACCCGCCCGGCCATCGACCCGGCCCGCTGGCCCGACCTCACCGCGACTCGGGCACGGGTTCGCGGTGCCGTCGAGGCGCGCGTCGCTCGATGGATCTTCCGATCCGCCGCATCCCGCCTTCCGGTGCGCATCGTGCTGGCGGACGGCGCCATTATGGGTGGGGCGAAGCACGACGACAGTGCCCCGGTCATGGACGTGCACCGGCCCGAGGCCTTCTTCACGGCCCTGGGTGCCAAGGGCCTGATCGGGTTCGGCGAGTCCTACATGGCCGGCGACTGGGAGGCAGCAGACCTCGCTGGCCTGCTCGAGGTCTTCGCCGCGCAGATGGCGACCCTGGTCCCGGCCCCGCTCCAGCGGCTCCGTGCGTTCTACGTCGCCCGGGCGCCGCACACCGAACGCAACACGACCGCCAACACCCGCGACAACATCGCGCGCCACTACGACCTGTCCAACGACCTGTTCGCGACCTTCCTCGACGAGACGCTGAGCTACTCCAGCGCGCTGTTCGACGGCACCCGGTCCACGGCGACCCCGGTGGCCACCGAGGCCGTGACGGTCAGTGTGCCGAGCGGGCCGGTGGCGTGGGAGGGCTTCGCCACCGCGCAGCAGCGCAAGATCGACCGGATGCTCGACCAAGCCGGTGTCGGCGCAGGCACGCGCGTGCTCGAGATCGGCACGGGCTGGGGTGAGCTCGCCATCCGCGCGGCGGCCCGTGGGGCCACGGTGCTCTCCGTGACGCTGTCGAGCGAGCAGCAGGCGCTGGCGCGGGAGCGCATCGCGGCGGCCGGGTTCAGCCATGCGGTGGAGGTCGAGCTGCTCGACTACCGGGCCGTGGAGGGCGAGTTCGACGCGATCGTCTCGGTGGAGATGATCGAGGCGGTGGGGCACGAGTACTGGGCGGAGTACTTCCAGACCCTGGACCGCGTCCTCGCGCCCGGTGGCAAGGTCGCCATCCAGGCGATCACGATGCCCCACGACCGGATGCTGGCGACGCGCTACACCTACACCTGGATCAACAAGTACATCTTTCCCGGTGGCTTCCTGCCCTCGACCGAGGCGATCGAGAGCGTCACTCGCGAGCACACCCGGCTCAGGGTCGTCGACCGGCTGTCCTTCGGGCGCCACTACGCCGAGACCCTGCGGCTGTGGGACGAGCGGTTCCTCGCTGGGCTGGAGGGCGTGCACCGGCTGGGGTTCGATGAGGTGTTCGCGCGGATGTGGCACTTCTACCTCGAGTACTCGCGCGCGGGCTTCCGCTCGGGCTACCTCGACGTCCAGCAGGTCACCCTGGAGCGCGAGGTGGCGCGATGA
- a CDS encoding NAD(P)/FAD-dependent oxidoreductase translates to MRAPRRAVIGSGVAGLTAAHVLSTDGPVTLYEADSRLGGHADTHEVTIDGRLVNVDTGFIVHNDRTYPTLLRLFGELGVQTRDSDMSMSVRCDANGLEYAGAKGPRGLFPVAGNLANPAYLRMLGEVRRFHREARRVLARPHGDDETLTDFVRRVHFSDYFAQCFLEPLVAAVWSCDPTMALEYPARYLFEFLDHHGMLTVFGSPTWRTVVGGSARYVERVAARLDEVRLATPVRAVTERDGEVLVQAADGSVESYASVVIATHPRQALAMLTEQTALQEQVLSAMPYSQNVAQLHTDESVLPRSHGARASWNYWQRSGSSGGVLVTYDMTRLQGLDTGDTRLLVTLNGVDCVDQRRVIDTMHYEHPLYTPKSVAAQRLLPQINSDRIAFAGAYHGWGFHEDGARSGAAAAAHLGVDWLTRVPDALVEVGSS, encoded by the coding sequence ATGCGAGCACCACGACGCGCCGTCATCGGCAGCGGGGTTGCCGGGCTCACTGCTGCCCACGTCCTCAGCACCGATGGACCGGTCACGCTGTACGAAGCCGACTCCCGGCTCGGCGGCCACGCCGACACCCATGAGGTGACCATCGACGGGCGCCTGGTCAACGTCGACACCGGGTTCATCGTCCACAACGACCGCACCTACCCGACGCTGCTGCGCCTGTTCGGCGAGCTGGGGGTGCAGACCCGCGACTCCGACATGAGCATGTCTGTGCGGTGCGACGCCAACGGCCTGGAGTATGCCGGCGCCAAGGGGCCGCGCGGCCTGTTCCCCGTCGCGGGCAACCTGGCCAACCCGGCATACCTGCGCATGCTCGGCGAGGTCCGGCGCTTCCACCGGGAGGCCCGGCGGGTGCTGGCCCGCCCCCACGGCGACGACGAGACCTTGACGGACTTCGTGCGACGCGTGCACTTCAGCGACTACTTCGCCCAGTGTTTCCTCGAGCCGCTGGTGGCCGCGGTCTGGTCGTGCGACCCGACCATGGCCCTGGAGTACCCGGCGCGCTACCTGTTCGAGTTCCTCGACCACCACGGCATGCTCACGGTGTTCGGTTCGCCGACCTGGCGGACCGTCGTCGGTGGGTCGGCGCGCTACGTCGAACGCGTGGCGGCGCGGCTGGACGAGGTCCGGCTGGCCACCCCAGTGCGCGCCGTGACCGAGCGCGACGGCGAGGTGCTCGTGCAGGCCGCGGACGGGAGTGTCGAGAGCTACGCGTCGGTCGTCATCGCGACCCACCCTCGCCAGGCACTCGCGATGCTGACCGAGCAGACCGCGCTGCAGGAGCAGGTCCTGTCGGCGATGCCCTACTCGCAGAACGTCGCCCAGCTGCACACCGACGAGTCGGTGCTGCCGCGCAGTCACGGGGCGAGGGCGTCGTGGAACTACTGGCAGCGCAGTGGCAGCTCCGGCGGTGTCTTGGTCACCTACGACATGACCCGCTTGCAGGGCCTCGACACCGGGGACACCAGGCTGCTGGTCACGCTCAACGGCGTCGACTGCGTCGACCAGCGTCGGGTCATCGACACGATGCACTACGAGCACCCGCTCTACACCCCGAAATCTGTTGCGGCGCAACGCCTCCTGCCGCAGATCAACTCGGACCGCATCGCATTCGCCGGCGCCTACCACGGTTGGGGCTTCCACGAGGACGGTGCCAGGTCCGGCGCCGCGGCTGCCGCGCACCTCGGCGTGGACTGGCTGACGAGGGTGCCCGACGCCCTCGTCGAGGTCGGTTCCTCATGA